In Cydia pomonella isolate Wapato2018A chromosome 12, ilCydPomo1, whole genome shotgun sequence, the sequence ACGCTTAGATGCAGACACTTATAGATGACAGCTCACAActgatattgtttttaattgatATGACAACGTAAATGTTACAGTAACtagcttaataaaaaaaaaacacgaaatgtGACTCCACCGTACCATtccaaaacaaacaaaaacagatCGATTACATGAGAAAttcattaaaatgtaaaatcaCAAAAGTTTTAGTGAATCTTAAAACGTCGCTGACAGCTGTCAACTAAAAGAAAAACGTTGATCTCTGTTAAAATTTAACGTGGCATAAAAGCTTACATTCAATGCACTCAGACACCTTGTGTGACTCGTAATATGAATCAATTTTGCCCGCAACTTTAACGTGGTAATCAGTTTATCACATGCCCATACAAACCTCCTCAGgggtggaatttaaaaaatctacaaCCTTTGAAGAATAAGTATGTTGTTCCAATTTCAAACTCCTAATTTCAACGGTTTAGGCTATGCGTCGTCTGttgatacgagtatatcatattctgtttttttttactatgaagtacATATAGCCCATAGGAAATAGTATAGAATGCTCATTTGTTCCTAGAAAATAAATGACTTCGTActttataaaaatttgtttcatACTTTTCGATTCTATGTAATGGTATAAATTTTCAGAATTGACAAACTTTCAAATCCCGTGACTGTACATAGAGCTTTGACAATCTCAAGGTTTCACTTAGCCACTAAGGGTTGTATTAAGTATGCCCCTTTTGATTACGATATATAAGAACAATCCAACAGGTGTTAACTGCTTTTAATTCTATGGGACGGATTTTCGATTTAACGGTTTTACATTTTAAGCCAATCATCGAGGTTATAATCATTAACTTGATATATCCAAAGAATGTAAATGGATAAATCAGATATTTCACGTTGTTGGGCAGTCCCGTCAGCCAGGCGACAATAATATCACAGTTTCTTAGAACTCTTGTAAGCACCACTTTATATTATCGTTCTTGGTAGATGGACCATTGTGAAAAGAGCTTATATTCTCTACAAAATCGTgtgattaattaattttaataccaTAAAACTAGGATATACCTTAAGAGCTTAGAGCCATGTCTgttattttctgtacaaaacattCTGTCGATTTTTCGTCAAATGTATGACTGTTTActttgtacgtaacgtaaaaatagccatgtcagaatAACGTCAGTCTATACAAAAGTATACACAATTCTGCAAGGTTTTCGGCAGAGCGGTAAgttcttaaaggcgactcctgtctaagggcctgtttcacaatagccaaataaagtcctgaataagctacttgcgaCTTATCTGTCGAAAAAACTCATCGTTAGCGTTTCATAATcttcagttaatttatttgttaattagctatcccatacttggacattgtgaaacaggccctgaATGCTCTAAACTAAAGAGTGACCCAGACGACCGTAGCCATGGCAACGGCTCGCAAGAAacagttgattcacccaaacgATTTCaaggtgaaaaaaattaaagagtTCGTGGGAGGCCACTCTTCATTACAAACCAATTAGCCgtgtaaataaacaataatcatTAATGTCAGTCTTGAACAAGTACGATGTGTCATGCTCAATCTCACATttggcaaataaataatacttattataggtactattcattcttttaaaattatggcttcagccCAGTAGGACAATTTCACCAGTATTAAGGTATAAgtagctttaaatacgactgaAATTGTACGGTAAGTACAGtgagtgtacggtgattttataaGCTCTTGTTAAGCGATAGCTGgcctttacaagtagcacgtgaaCTACCGGcctgactccaaaatggtggttaaacgcgtttcaagattaattatcCATTCACTGCAAACTACCACATTATTTACTGTATAAttataagctatcgatattacattttaaacaatatgaatgagcaaaaaacaaaggaattaatcacgagacgagactatcaagatggcgctcaaACCGGAAGTCCTAGGTACTATTAATGGGAAAACAACTGACAAAATATCAACTTTACTGACATTCCCGGCGATGGTTCGTAGAACAAGCTGTTTCACAGAAAGTGAATTTATTTTTggcatttaaaataattgaatacaTGATTGAATGAATGGTTTATTATATACGGTTTCGTTTTCAATGCGGTTCAATTCTCAATTAATCAAGCTTTCACTTTCAGTTTGACTTCGTTTGACTTCGTTTGATCCGTACTGAACGTGATATCCTGTAGTTATATTAAGAAGGAAATATACCACGCACTCGTCtgaataaaagagaaaatgtttttccacttctaagtttttttccattctccatgatttttttagtattttatcgACACAATGGAagactaggtttataggttttactctttatttaatttgctttaaaaattttttaaagcgaaacctataatatactatgctgaagcgatcgacatcaaaatcaaagtgatattTAGTTATTAGAAAAAttttttcccgaaatggaaatttcatagaaaaagtaccgttacttcgttaggatcggaaagctattcttccctcttgaaatattaaacttatGAAGTAGCTACCAttgcgttattattattatagagaagccataccaaacaaagAAATTATTGCAATCGCAACCTGTATCACGGTGgcccacgcgaccaaaacgtaaagcgccgtaaaattcatggcAATTACGCGTTTTGGGTCGCAAGATTCACGTTCCGCTTCTATGCTTTGTTGTccaaacaacaactcatggcacAGTTTACTGaatgatgaaaataatttatttgaaacatcACACAacaatcttaaaattaacacttgacTTTAGTAATTTGTTGTACCAAAGAGGATACCACTCAGCACGTGTCGGAGCACATAGTGCAACCTTCAGTGGAACCTTAAACTTTAAACCTAAAtcttaaaatagtaataaaatactttagaacgtaagaataataaaaacaatgcgGAGCAGGTTCTCTGTGCTGTACCAGTTCTATGCGTGgtagtagtaataatagttaaatTTTGGGTACCGTACCccgtatagtcagcatcaaaagcagcagatgaaacaacgtcaaaaatatctgcaattctctatgtatgtatgtatgtcaccttattgcacataaacaggttaacataaaacagacaaaacaaaacgaaaaaaaatgttatgtacaaaggcgaacttatccctaaaagggactcttccagctaacctttgagaagatgcgaaaggatcaaacactaacacgtgaaagataaatcaatattaacagTAGCAATAAGTATGAGAATTAtggatacacataaaagtaggacgagagcaatcaataataataaaataaaaagtagaaaaccCGTAGTACTTTGAATACGCAaactatactactactactactacttaatggcgcagcgacccaaaatgagtcttggcctccgacacgagtacacgccagttgtctcgatcctgcgccatctcccgccagttatcggcctggagatcgcgcaagtccgcttcaacagcatcgccccagcgatatctgggacgtccgataggcctccgccctaccgggcgtcccaggtatgcccttttagcgccgcgatcctcctccattctcaaaacgtggccaagccagcggagacggtGAGCTTTTGTTTCGCCGACAATATTGGGTGTAGCCATAAGATCTTCAATCTCGACGTTTTTGCGGAGTCTAAGGCTGCCATCCTCTCTTCTCACAGGGCCCAGGATCTTTCGAAGTATTCTCCTTTCTGTCACCAGgagtttattttcttctttaagtgTCAGTGTCCAAGTCTCGCATCCGTACATGAGTATGGGCCGTATGACCGTCTTATATATACGTATTTTTATGTTCTTGCTCAGGAGtttggacactaacactttaTGAAGGGCGGCACTACATCGCAAGGCGTTCTGAACCCGGATGTCAATTTCCTCCTCACGAGTATTTGTGTCGGTGACGGTGCAGCCTAAGTATCTAAATTTGGCCACCCCTTTATATATGGTACCTCCAACATGAAGACCTTCTCTTTTGACGCGCGTGTTTTTATAGCGTTTCATGTGAAGATACTCTGACTTTTCATGGCTGATACTTAGGCCCACCTTTTTGGCCTCGGTTTCCAGGACTGCAGCGGACTCGGCAACATCTTGTTTCGTTTCTCCAAGCAAAGCTAGATCATCTGCATACCCTATCACCACATGCTTCCCATTCAGATCTAGCCCGATATCTAGTACAACAATactataacatatacatattataaataaaatactctCTAATACCAAACTCTAAGTAACTCTAATACCAAAACGAGATACTtctctacagttcgcgttcatAGTACATTTTTAAT encodes:
- the LOC133523771 gene encoding uncharacterized protein LOC133523771, encoding MKRYKNTRVKREGLHVGGTIYKGVAKFRYLGCTVTDTNTREEEIDIRVQNALRCSAALHKVLVSKLLSKNIKIRIYKTVIRPILMYGCETWTLTLKEENKLLVTERRILRKILGPVRREDGSLRLRKNVEIEDLMATPNIVGETKAHRLRWLGHVLRMEEDRGAKRAYLGRPVGRRPIGRPRYRWGDAVEADLRDLQADNWREMAQDRDNWRVLVSEAKTHFGSLRH